A single Triticum dicoccoides isolate Atlit2015 ecotype Zavitan chromosome 2A, WEW_v2.0, whole genome shotgun sequence DNA region contains:
- the LOC119358280 gene encoding ubiquitin C-terminal hydrolase 22-like → AVFCPSHAASHAASAPAPGHQIAVDVDRAELFCAACGDQVYDPDFDHAVVLAQSTALHPPSTSASPSASPAAPRKRRRVDYRAWAPDPAEVALVRSADPTTSTSAAEPAGLRGLNNLGNTCFMNSVLQALLHAPPLRNYFLGDRHNRFLCPRRTPMRHRTTDAEAKAACLACDLDEIYSATFSGERTPYSPAKFLYSWWQHATNLASYEQQDAHEFFISILDHIHENIKDDQHKSNEQGDGDCCIAHRVFSGILRSDVTCTNCGFSSTTFEPCMDISLDLDSGHNNYLGVANPKLHARNGERNVAGMSSKVSTLMRCLERFTRAERLDAEQKYFCERCKERQESLKQMSIRRLPLVSCFHIKRFEHSTVKKMSRKVDHSLQFPFSLDMTPYLSSSILRSRYGNRIFPSEACDSEAVSESPSEFEIFAVITHSGKLDAGHYVTYLRLNNQWYRCDDAWVTRVDEHTVRSSQAYMLFYVQKTLYYKACERAAAV, encoded by the exons GCCGTCTTCTGCCCCTCGCACGCCGCCTCCCACGCCGCCTCCGCGCCCGCCCCGGGCCACCAGATCGCCGTCGACGTCGACCGCGCCGAGCTCTTCTGCGCCGCCTGCGGGGACCAGGTCTACGACCCGGACTTCGACCACGCCGTCGTCCTCGCCCAGTCCACCGCGCTCCACCCCCCGTCCACCTCCGCCTCGCCATCCGCATCCCCCGCCGCCCCCCGCAAGCGCCGGCGCGTCGACTACCGCGCCTGGGCGCCAGATCCGGCCGAGGTCGCGCTCGTGCGATCCGCCGatcccaccacctccacctccgcagcCGAGCCCGCGGGCCTGCGCGGCCTCAACAACCTCGGCAACACCTGCTTCATGAACTCCGTGCTGCAGGCGCTCCTCCATGCGCCGCCGCTCCGGAACTATTTCCTTGGGGATCGCCACAACCGCTTCCTCTGCCCGCGCCGCACGCCCATGAGGCACCGTACAACGGATGCCGAGGCCAAGGCCGCGTGCCTAGCTTGCGATCTCGACGAGATCTACTCTGCCACCTTCTCTGGGGAGCGCACGCCCTACAGCCCCGCCAAGTTCCTCTATAG CTGGTGGCAGCATGCAACAAACCTTGCAAGCTACGAGCAACAGGACGCACATGAATTTTTTATCTCCATCCTTGaccatattcatgaaaatataaaggATGATCAGCACAAATCAAATGAACAAG GTGATGGAGACTGTTGCATTGCACACCGGGTGTTTTCTGGTATCCTGAGATCAGATGTCACCTGCACAAATTGTGGGTTCTCATCCACAACGTTTGAACCTTGCATGGACATTTCTTTAGACTTGGATTCTGGACATAATAATTATCTCGGCGTTGCAAACCCAAAGCTGCATGCGCGCAACGGCGAGAGAAACGTAGCTGGCATGAGTTCCAAGGTATCGACACTCATGAGATGTTTGGAGCGGTTTACCAGGGCTGAGAGGCTAGATGCTGAACAGAAGTACTTCTGTGAACGTTGCAAGGAGAGGCAAGAGTCCCTGAAGCAAATGTCCATTCGGAGGCTTCCGTTAGTTTCCTGCTTTCACATCAAGAGATTTGAGCATTCGACAGTTAAGAAGATGTCAAGGAAGGTTGACCACTCGTTGCAGTTCCCCTTTTCTCTTGACATGACACCTTACCTGTCGTCCTCCATCCTCAGAAGTAGGTACGGAAACCGCATATTTCCATCAGAAGCCTGTGATTCTGAAGCAGTTTCTGAATCGCCTTCAGAATTCGAAATATTTGCGGTGATCACGCATAGTGGTAAGCTAGATGCTGGCCACTATGTGACATATCTGAGGTTAAACAATCAGTGGTACAGATGTGATGATGCCTGGGTAACCAGAGTTGATGAGCATACTGTCAGAAGCTCCCAGGCCTATATGCTCTTCTATGTGCAGAAGACGCTTTACTATAAAGCTTGTGAAAGGGCAGCTGCAGTCTGA
- the LOC119356855 gene encoding (+)-neomenthol dehydrogenase-like — MEGGSSCRRVALVTGANRGIGLEVCRQLASSGATVVLTARDEKRGATAVDALRELGLSDVVFCQLDVGEPSSAARLADFVMDTFGRLDILVNNAGVSGVRMDVGDPAALHQVRTSMSAAERLEWFNQRTAEPFEEAEECLRTNYHGTKNVTEALLPLLLSSSDARVVNVSSSYGLLRYFSGEELKHELDDIDNLSAERLDELSGLFLKDFKNGRLDHRGWPVGGFSAYKVSKALINAYTRILAKKHTSMRLNCLDPGYVKTDINFHTGVLTVEEGARGPVMLSLMPKEGPTGSYFNGTEQAAFM; from the exons ATGGAAGGAGGCTCCTCTTGCAGAAG GGTCGCCCTGGTGACAGGGGCCAACAGAGGGATCGGGCTGGAGGTGTGCAGGCAGCTCGCGTCCAGCGGCGCGACGGTCGTCCTCACGGCCAGAGACGAGAAGCGGGGCGCCACCGCGGTCGACGCGCTCCGAGAGCTCGGACTGTCGGACGTCGTGTTCTGTCAGCTGGACGTCGGCGAGCCGTCGAGCGCCGCTCGTCTGGCGGACTTCGTCATGGATACGTTTGGCAGGCTGGACATACTG GTCAATAACGCGGGAGTCTCCGGGGTGAGAATGGACGTCGGAGACCCCGCAGCTCTTCACCAAGTG CGTACGAGCATGAGTGCAGCGGAGAGGCTCGAGTGGTTCAACCAGAGGACGGCAGAGCCTTTCGAGGAGGCAGAAGAATGCCTAAGAACAAACTACCACGGCACCAAAAATGTGACGGAGGCGCTGCTTCCTCTGCTTCTATCCTCCTCTGATGCAAGGGTTGTTAACGTCTCCTCTTCCTATGGGTTACTAAGG TATTTCAGCGGAGAAGAACTTAAACACGAGCTTGACGACATCGACAACCTATCCGCGGAGAGGCTGGACGAACTGTCGGGGCTGTTTCTCAAGGACTTCAAGAATGGCCGGCTGGATCACCGTGGATGGCCAGTTGGAGGGTTCTCGGCCTACAAAGTGTCCAAGGCCCTGATCAATGCTTACACAAGAATTCTCGCCAAGAAGCACACCTCTATGCGCCTCAACTGTTTAGATCCTGGCTATGTTAAGACAGACATCAATTTCCACACTGGGGTTCTGACCGTGGAGGAAGGCGCGAGAGGCCCTGTGATGCTGTCTCTCATGCCAAAGGAAGGGCCGACGGGATCCTACTTCAATGGCACAGAACAAGCAGCCTTCATGTAG